Proteins found in one Aethina tumida isolate Nest 87 chromosome 1, icAetTumi1.1, whole genome shotgun sequence genomic segment:
- the LOC109597443 gene encoding phospholipid phosphatase 1 isoform X4 translates to MSSHRRLSSIYVKLPPLEINNNKFDNKGMVTPSDGQSQQTTRIDVGTVSNEKPSIAQKKSRCRCRLPRIRPHILLNTLIVVTVCPLLFLLEYGYIPGTKQGFTCKDPQLSHKYNGETITITILFVGTALTPMAAILLAEYLKKGAVRLRDFWFFYKECLVGCCFVLLITEIMKIVVGEHRPHFFAVCNPERNIDCKSGEFIQDYTCSTNSPFSSYFISDTSRSFPSGHSSCSVFAAVFAAYIVQSRIPTKKTGGLLKPLLVSLCLTWGIVCSLTRITDRRHHWWDVFAGALLGAMGAIYTVYYLNKKLYAEVEVQPKMSTSTTTLLDVKNKDATSVII, encoded by the exons ATGTCATCTCATCGAAGATTATCATCAATTTACGTTAAGCTGCCCCCGTTAGAGAtcaataacaacaaattt GATAACAAAGGGATGGTGACGCCATCCGACGGCCAGAGCCAACAGACGACCAGGATCGACGTAGGGACCGTCAGCAACGAAAAACCGTCGATTGCGCAGAAGAAGTCGCGCTGCAGGTGTCGATTGCCGAGGATACGACCCCACATCCTCCTCAATACGCTAATCGTAGTGACAG TGTGTCCGCTGCTGTTTTTACTGGAATATGGTTACATACCCGGTACCAAGCAGGGCTTCACGTGCAAGGACCCACAGCTGTCACACAAGTATAATGGCGAAACAATCACGATCACCATTTTGTTCGTCGGCACCGCTCTCACACCGATGGCCGCCATTCTGCTGGCGGAATACCTGAAAAAGGGTGCCGTAAGGTTGAGGGACTTCTGGTTTTTCTACAAGGAATGTTTGGTCGGCTGCTGCTTCGTGCTGCTCATCAcggaaataatgaaaatagtgGTCGGCGAGCACCGACCGCACTTCTTCGCCGTCTGCAATCCTGAGAGAAACATCGACTGTAAGAGTGGCGAGTTCATCCAGGACTACACGTGCAGTACCAACAGTCCTTTCAGCAGTTACTTCATCTCGGATACCTCTAGAAGCTTCCCATCCGGTCATTCTTCCTGCTCTGTGTTCGCAGCAGTTTTCGCCGCT tacaTAGTTCAGAGCCGTATTCCTACAAAGAAGACTGGTGGTTTGTTGAAACCCCTTTTGGTGTCCCTCTGCCTCACGTGGGGTATCGTTTGTTCACTGACGAGGATCACCGATAGAAGACATCACTGGTGGGACGTTTTCGCCGGAGCCCTTCTGGGCGCAATGGGCGCCATCTACACAGTTTACTATCTTAATAAGAAGTTGTACGCGGAAGTTGAAGTTCAACCGAAAATGTCCACATCCACGACGACACTACTGGACGTTAAGAACAAGGACGCTACcagtgttattatttaa
- the LOC109597443 gene encoding putative phosphatidate phosphatase isoform X1: protein MDKAINLQDNKGMVTPSDGQSQQTTRIDVGTVSNEKPSIAQKKSRCRCRLPRIRPHILLNTLIVVTVCPLLFLLEYGYIPGTKQGFTCKDPQLSHKYNGETITITILFVGTALTPMAAILLAEYLKKGAVRLRDFWFFYKECLVGCCFVLLITEIMKIVVGEHRPHFFAVCNPERNIDCKSGEFIQDYTCSTNSPFSSYFISDTSRSFPSGHSSCSVFAAVFAAYIVQSRIPTKKTGGLLKPLLVSLCLTWGIVCSLTRITDRRHHWWDVFAGALLGAMGAIYTVYYLNKKLYAEVEVQPKMSTSTTTLLDVKNKDATSVII from the exons atggataaagccattaatctGCAG GATAACAAAGGGATGGTGACGCCATCCGACGGCCAGAGCCAACAGACGACCAGGATCGACGTAGGGACCGTCAGCAACGAAAAACCGTCGATTGCGCAGAAGAAGTCGCGCTGCAGGTGTCGATTGCCGAGGATACGACCCCACATCCTCCTCAATACGCTAATCGTAGTGACAG TGTGTCCGCTGCTGTTTTTACTGGAATATGGTTACATACCCGGTACCAAGCAGGGCTTCACGTGCAAGGACCCACAGCTGTCACACAAGTATAATGGCGAAACAATCACGATCACCATTTTGTTCGTCGGCACCGCTCTCACACCGATGGCCGCCATTCTGCTGGCGGAATACCTGAAAAAGGGTGCCGTAAGGTTGAGGGACTTCTGGTTTTTCTACAAGGAATGTTTGGTCGGCTGCTGCTTCGTGCTGCTCATCAcggaaataatgaaaatagtgGTCGGCGAGCACCGACCGCACTTCTTCGCCGTCTGCAATCCTGAGAGAAACATCGACTGTAAGAGTGGCGAGTTCATCCAGGACTACACGTGCAGTACCAACAGTCCTTTCAGCAGTTACTTCATCTCGGATACCTCTAGAAGCTTCCCATCCGGTCATTCTTCCTGCTCTGTGTTCGCAGCAGTTTTCGCCGCT tacaTAGTTCAGAGCCGTATTCCTACAAAGAAGACTGGTGGTTTGTTGAAACCCCTTTTGGTGTCCCTCTGCCTCACGTGGGGTATCGTTTGTTCACTGACGAGGATCACCGATAGAAGACATCACTGGTGGGACGTTTTCGCCGGAGCCCTTCTGGGCGCAATGGGCGCCATCTACACAGTTTACTATCTTAATAAGAAGTTGTACGCGGAAGTTGAAGTTCAACCGAAAATGTCCACATCCACGACGACACTACTGGACGTTAAGAACAAGGACGCTACcagtgttattatttaa
- the LOC109597443 gene encoding putative phosphatidate phosphatase isoform X6 yields the protein MSRQHVVSPDVELKLLDNKGMVTPSDGQSQQTTRIDVGTVSNEKPSIAQKKSRCRCRLPRIRPHILLNTLIVVTVCPLLFLLEYGYIPGTKQGFTCKDPQLSHKYNGETITITILFVGTALTPMAAILLAEYLKKGAVRLRDFWFFYKECLVGCCFVLLITEIMKIVVGEHRPHFFAVCNPERNIDCKSGEFIQDYTCSTNSPFSSYFISDTSRSFPSGHSSCSVFAAVFAAYIVQSRIPTKKTGGLLKPLLVSLCLTWGIVCSLTRITDRRHHWWDVFAGALLGAMGAIYTVYYLNKKLYAEVEVQPKMSTSTTTLLDVKNKDATSVII from the exons ATGAGTCGACAACATGTAGTGAGTCCTGATGTAGAACTTAAACTTCtt GATAACAAAGGGATGGTGACGCCATCCGACGGCCAGAGCCAACAGACGACCAGGATCGACGTAGGGACCGTCAGCAACGAAAAACCGTCGATTGCGCAGAAGAAGTCGCGCTGCAGGTGTCGATTGCCGAGGATACGACCCCACATCCTCCTCAATACGCTAATCGTAGTGACAG TGTGTCCGCTGCTGTTTTTACTGGAATATGGTTACATACCCGGTACCAAGCAGGGCTTCACGTGCAAGGACCCACAGCTGTCACACAAGTATAATGGCGAAACAATCACGATCACCATTTTGTTCGTCGGCACCGCTCTCACACCGATGGCCGCCATTCTGCTGGCGGAATACCTGAAAAAGGGTGCCGTAAGGTTGAGGGACTTCTGGTTTTTCTACAAGGAATGTTTGGTCGGCTGCTGCTTCGTGCTGCTCATCAcggaaataatgaaaatagtgGTCGGCGAGCACCGACCGCACTTCTTCGCCGTCTGCAATCCTGAGAGAAACATCGACTGTAAGAGTGGCGAGTTCATCCAGGACTACACGTGCAGTACCAACAGTCCTTTCAGCAGTTACTTCATCTCGGATACCTCTAGAAGCTTCCCATCCGGTCATTCTTCCTGCTCTGTGTTCGCAGCAGTTTTCGCCGCT tacaTAGTTCAGAGCCGTATTCCTACAAAGAAGACTGGTGGTTTGTTGAAACCCCTTTTGGTGTCCCTCTGCCTCACGTGGGGTATCGTTTGTTCACTGACGAGGATCACCGATAGAAGACATCACTGGTGGGACGTTTTCGCCGGAGCCCTTCTGGGCGCAATGGGCGCCATCTACACAGTTTACTATCTTAATAAGAAGTTGTACGCGGAAGTTGAAGTTCAACCGAAAATGTCCACATCCACGACGACACTACTGGACGTTAAGAACAAGGACGCTACcagtgttattatttaa
- the LOC109597443 gene encoding phospholipid phosphatase 3 isoform X2 has translation MSVSCTLNGCEICNDYRNRLFCEMNLVCATINERFARFPTSSGDNKGMVTPSDGQSQQTTRIDVGTVSNEKPSIAQKKSRCRCRLPRIRPHILLNTLIVVTVCPLLFLLEYGYIPGTKQGFTCKDPQLSHKYNGETITITILFVGTALTPMAAILLAEYLKKGAVRLRDFWFFYKECLVGCCFVLLITEIMKIVVGEHRPHFFAVCNPERNIDCKSGEFIQDYTCSTNSPFSSYFISDTSRSFPSGHSSCSVFAAVFAAYIVQSRIPTKKTGGLLKPLLVSLCLTWGIVCSLTRITDRRHHWWDVFAGALLGAMGAIYTVYYLNKKLYAEVEVQPKMSTSTTTLLDVKNKDATSVII, from the exons ATGTCTGTGTCGTGCACATTGAACGGGTGTGAAATCTGTAATGATTATCGTAACAGGCTGTTCTGTGAAATGAATTTAGTATGTGCAACCATCAATGAGAGATTCGCCAGGTTTCCCACTAGTTCAGGG GATAACAAAGGGATGGTGACGCCATCCGACGGCCAGAGCCAACAGACGACCAGGATCGACGTAGGGACCGTCAGCAACGAAAAACCGTCGATTGCGCAGAAGAAGTCGCGCTGCAGGTGTCGATTGCCGAGGATACGACCCCACATCCTCCTCAATACGCTAATCGTAGTGACAG TGTGTCCGCTGCTGTTTTTACTGGAATATGGTTACATACCCGGTACCAAGCAGGGCTTCACGTGCAAGGACCCACAGCTGTCACACAAGTATAATGGCGAAACAATCACGATCACCATTTTGTTCGTCGGCACCGCTCTCACACCGATGGCCGCCATTCTGCTGGCGGAATACCTGAAAAAGGGTGCCGTAAGGTTGAGGGACTTCTGGTTTTTCTACAAGGAATGTTTGGTCGGCTGCTGCTTCGTGCTGCTCATCAcggaaataatgaaaatagtgGTCGGCGAGCACCGACCGCACTTCTTCGCCGTCTGCAATCCTGAGAGAAACATCGACTGTAAGAGTGGCGAGTTCATCCAGGACTACACGTGCAGTACCAACAGTCCTTTCAGCAGTTACTTCATCTCGGATACCTCTAGAAGCTTCCCATCCGGTCATTCTTCCTGCTCTGTGTTCGCAGCAGTTTTCGCCGCT tacaTAGTTCAGAGCCGTATTCCTACAAAGAAGACTGGTGGTTTGTTGAAACCCCTTTTGGTGTCCCTCTGCCTCACGTGGGGTATCGTTTGTTCACTGACGAGGATCACCGATAGAAGACATCACTGGTGGGACGTTTTCGCCGGAGCCCTTCTGGGCGCAATGGGCGCCATCTACACAGTTTACTATCTTAATAAGAAGTTGTACGCGGAAGTTGAAGTTCAACCGAAAATGTCCACATCCACGACGACACTACTGGACGTTAAGAACAAGGACGCTACcagtgttattatttaa
- the LOC109597443 gene encoding phospholipid phosphatase 1 isoform X3, which produces MLSFKLLNFKTPAYKISKISISQSIRVSYQDTEWSFHAGNKNDNKGMVTPSDGQSQQTTRIDVGTVSNEKPSIAQKKSRCRCRLPRIRPHILLNTLIVVTVCPLLFLLEYGYIPGTKQGFTCKDPQLSHKYNGETITITILFVGTALTPMAAILLAEYLKKGAVRLRDFWFFYKECLVGCCFVLLITEIMKIVVGEHRPHFFAVCNPERNIDCKSGEFIQDYTCSTNSPFSSYFISDTSRSFPSGHSSCSVFAAVFAAYIVQSRIPTKKTGGLLKPLLVSLCLTWGIVCSLTRITDRRHHWWDVFAGALLGAMGAIYTVYYLNKKLYAEVEVQPKMSTSTTTLLDVKNKDATSVII; this is translated from the exons atgttatcatttaaattgttaaattttaaaacacctGCAtataaaatcagtaaaatttcAATCTCGCAATCCATTCGCGTGTCGTACCAAGATACTGAATGGTCCTTTCATGctggtaataaaaat GATAACAAAGGGATGGTGACGCCATCCGACGGCCAGAGCCAACAGACGACCAGGATCGACGTAGGGACCGTCAGCAACGAAAAACCGTCGATTGCGCAGAAGAAGTCGCGCTGCAGGTGTCGATTGCCGAGGATACGACCCCACATCCTCCTCAATACGCTAATCGTAGTGACAG TGTGTCCGCTGCTGTTTTTACTGGAATATGGTTACATACCCGGTACCAAGCAGGGCTTCACGTGCAAGGACCCACAGCTGTCACACAAGTATAATGGCGAAACAATCACGATCACCATTTTGTTCGTCGGCACCGCTCTCACACCGATGGCCGCCATTCTGCTGGCGGAATACCTGAAAAAGGGTGCCGTAAGGTTGAGGGACTTCTGGTTTTTCTACAAGGAATGTTTGGTCGGCTGCTGCTTCGTGCTGCTCATCAcggaaataatgaaaatagtgGTCGGCGAGCACCGACCGCACTTCTTCGCCGTCTGCAATCCTGAGAGAAACATCGACTGTAAGAGTGGCGAGTTCATCCAGGACTACACGTGCAGTACCAACAGTCCTTTCAGCAGTTACTTCATCTCGGATACCTCTAGAAGCTTCCCATCCGGTCATTCTTCCTGCTCTGTGTTCGCAGCAGTTTTCGCCGCT tacaTAGTTCAGAGCCGTATTCCTACAAAGAAGACTGGTGGTTTGTTGAAACCCCTTTTGGTGTCCCTCTGCCTCACGTGGGGTATCGTTTGTTCACTGACGAGGATCACCGATAGAAGACATCACTGGTGGGACGTTTTCGCCGGAGCCCTTCTGGGCGCAATGGGCGCCATCTACACAGTTTACTATCTTAATAAGAAGTTGTACGCGGAAGTTGAAGTTCAACCGAAAATGTCCACATCCACGACGACACTACTGGACGTTAAGAACAAGGACGCTACcagtgttattatttaa
- the LOC109597443 gene encoding putative phosphatidate phosphatase isoform X7 produces MLDNKGMVTPSDGQSQQTTRIDVGTVSNEKPSIAQKKSRCRCRLPRIRPHILLNTLIVVTVCPLLFLLEYGYIPGTKQGFTCKDPQLSHKYNGETITITILFVGTALTPMAAILLAEYLKKGAVRLRDFWFFYKECLVGCCFVLLITEIMKIVVGEHRPHFFAVCNPERNIDCKSGEFIQDYTCSTNSPFSSYFISDTSRSFPSGHSSCSVFAAVFAAYIVQSRIPTKKTGGLLKPLLVSLCLTWGIVCSLTRITDRRHHWWDVFAGALLGAMGAIYTVYYLNKKLYAEVEVQPKMSTSTTTLLDVKNKDATSVII; encoded by the exons ATGctg GATAACAAAGGGATGGTGACGCCATCCGACGGCCAGAGCCAACAGACGACCAGGATCGACGTAGGGACCGTCAGCAACGAAAAACCGTCGATTGCGCAGAAGAAGTCGCGCTGCAGGTGTCGATTGCCGAGGATACGACCCCACATCCTCCTCAATACGCTAATCGTAGTGACAG TGTGTCCGCTGCTGTTTTTACTGGAATATGGTTACATACCCGGTACCAAGCAGGGCTTCACGTGCAAGGACCCACAGCTGTCACACAAGTATAATGGCGAAACAATCACGATCACCATTTTGTTCGTCGGCACCGCTCTCACACCGATGGCCGCCATTCTGCTGGCGGAATACCTGAAAAAGGGTGCCGTAAGGTTGAGGGACTTCTGGTTTTTCTACAAGGAATGTTTGGTCGGCTGCTGCTTCGTGCTGCTCATCAcggaaataatgaaaatagtgGTCGGCGAGCACCGACCGCACTTCTTCGCCGTCTGCAATCCTGAGAGAAACATCGACTGTAAGAGTGGCGAGTTCATCCAGGACTACACGTGCAGTACCAACAGTCCTTTCAGCAGTTACTTCATCTCGGATACCTCTAGAAGCTTCCCATCCGGTCATTCTTCCTGCTCTGTGTTCGCAGCAGTTTTCGCCGCT tacaTAGTTCAGAGCCGTATTCCTACAAAGAAGACTGGTGGTTTGTTGAAACCCCTTTTGGTGTCCCTCTGCCTCACGTGGGGTATCGTTTGTTCACTGACGAGGATCACCGATAGAAGACATCACTGGTGGGACGTTTTCGCCGGAGCCCTTCTGGGCGCAATGGGCGCCATCTACACAGTTTACTATCTTAATAAGAAGTTGTACGCGGAAGTTGAAGTTCAACCGAAAATGTCCACATCCACGACGACACTACTGGACGTTAAGAACAAGGACGCTACcagtgttattatttaa
- the LOC109597443 gene encoding putative phosphatidate phosphatase isoform X5, which yields MNNVYGTREIYRCDMMCYDNKGMVTPSDGQSQQTTRIDVGTVSNEKPSIAQKKSRCRCRLPRIRPHILLNTLIVVTVCPLLFLLEYGYIPGTKQGFTCKDPQLSHKYNGETITITILFVGTALTPMAAILLAEYLKKGAVRLRDFWFFYKECLVGCCFVLLITEIMKIVVGEHRPHFFAVCNPERNIDCKSGEFIQDYTCSTNSPFSSYFISDTSRSFPSGHSSCSVFAAVFAAYIVQSRIPTKKTGGLLKPLLVSLCLTWGIVCSLTRITDRRHHWWDVFAGALLGAMGAIYTVYYLNKKLYAEVEVQPKMSTSTTTLLDVKNKDATSVII from the exons GATAACAAAGGGATGGTGACGCCATCCGACGGCCAGAGCCAACAGACGACCAGGATCGACGTAGGGACCGTCAGCAACGAAAAACCGTCGATTGCGCAGAAGAAGTCGCGCTGCAGGTGTCGATTGCCGAGGATACGACCCCACATCCTCCTCAATACGCTAATCGTAGTGACAG TGTGTCCGCTGCTGTTTTTACTGGAATATGGTTACATACCCGGTACCAAGCAGGGCTTCACGTGCAAGGACCCACAGCTGTCACACAAGTATAATGGCGAAACAATCACGATCACCATTTTGTTCGTCGGCACCGCTCTCACACCGATGGCCGCCATTCTGCTGGCGGAATACCTGAAAAAGGGTGCCGTAAGGTTGAGGGACTTCTGGTTTTTCTACAAGGAATGTTTGGTCGGCTGCTGCTTCGTGCTGCTCATCAcggaaataatgaaaatagtgGTCGGCGAGCACCGACCGCACTTCTTCGCCGTCTGCAATCCTGAGAGAAACATCGACTGTAAGAGTGGCGAGTTCATCCAGGACTACACGTGCAGTACCAACAGTCCTTTCAGCAGTTACTTCATCTCGGATACCTCTAGAAGCTTCCCATCCGGTCATTCTTCCTGCTCTGTGTTCGCAGCAGTTTTCGCCGCT tacaTAGTTCAGAGCCGTATTCCTACAAAGAAGACTGGTGGTTTGTTGAAACCCCTTTTGGTGTCCCTCTGCCTCACGTGGGGTATCGTTTGTTCACTGACGAGGATCACCGATAGAAGACATCACTGGTGGGACGTTTTCGCCGGAGCCCTTCTGGGCGCAATGGGCGCCATCTACACAGTTTACTATCTTAATAAGAAGTTGTACGCGGAAGTTGAAGTTCAACCGAAAATGTCCACATCCACGACGACACTACTGGACGTTAAGAACAAGGACGCTACcagtgttattatttaa
- the LOC109597443 gene encoding putative phosphatidate phosphatase isoform X8, producing MVTPSDGQSQQTTRIDVGTVSNEKPSIAQKKSRCRCRLPRIRPHILLNTLIVVTVCPLLFLLEYGYIPGTKQGFTCKDPQLSHKYNGETITITILFVGTALTPMAAILLAEYLKKGAVRLRDFWFFYKECLVGCCFVLLITEIMKIVVGEHRPHFFAVCNPERNIDCKSGEFIQDYTCSTNSPFSSYFISDTSRSFPSGHSSCSVFAAVFAAYIVQSRIPTKKTGGLLKPLLVSLCLTWGIVCSLTRITDRRHHWWDVFAGALLGAMGAIYTVYYLNKKLYAEVEVQPKMSTSTTTLLDVKNKDATSVII from the exons ATGGTGACGCCATCCGACGGCCAGAGCCAACAGACGACCAGGATCGACGTAGGGACCGTCAGCAACGAAAAACCGTCGATTGCGCAGAAGAAGTCGCGCTGCAGGTGTCGATTGCCGAGGATACGACCCCACATCCTCCTCAATACGCTAATCGTAGTGACAG TGTGTCCGCTGCTGTTTTTACTGGAATATGGTTACATACCCGGTACCAAGCAGGGCTTCACGTGCAAGGACCCACAGCTGTCACACAAGTATAATGGCGAAACAATCACGATCACCATTTTGTTCGTCGGCACCGCTCTCACACCGATGGCCGCCATTCTGCTGGCGGAATACCTGAAAAAGGGTGCCGTAAGGTTGAGGGACTTCTGGTTTTTCTACAAGGAATGTTTGGTCGGCTGCTGCTTCGTGCTGCTCATCAcggaaataatgaaaatagtgGTCGGCGAGCACCGACCGCACTTCTTCGCCGTCTGCAATCCTGAGAGAAACATCGACTGTAAGAGTGGCGAGTTCATCCAGGACTACACGTGCAGTACCAACAGTCCTTTCAGCAGTTACTTCATCTCGGATACCTCTAGAAGCTTCCCATCCGGTCATTCTTCCTGCTCTGTGTTCGCAGCAGTTTTCGCCGCT tacaTAGTTCAGAGCCGTATTCCTACAAAGAAGACTGGTGGTTTGTTGAAACCCCTTTTGGTGTCCCTCTGCCTCACGTGGGGTATCGTTTGTTCACTGACGAGGATCACCGATAGAAGACATCACTGGTGGGACGTTTTCGCCGGAGCCCTTCTGGGCGCAATGGGCGCCATCTACACAGTTTACTATCTTAATAAGAAGTTGTACGCGGAAGTTGAAGTTCAACCGAAAATGTCCACATCCACGACGACACTACTGGACGTTAAGAACAAGGACGCTACcagtgttattatttaa